The Mycolicibacterium flavescens genome has a segment encoding these proteins:
- the alkJ_1 gene encoding choline dehydrogenase-like flavoprotein, whose translation MEADYIVVGTGSAGSVVAARLSDDPSVRVVALEAGPHDKDKFIRIPAGFVKLFRGPMDWDYLTEPQKELDGRQIYWPRGKMVGGSSSMNAMMWVRGFAADYDEWGQAAGEQWDYAHLEPYLRRIEAGPLSISKQRSPRSATAKWLTAAEECGYRIEKPNQAAPEGFCETLVTQRRGARWSAADAYLKPALKRKNLTLETEALATRVVFEGRRAVGVEIDQNGARRVMKARREVVLCGGAINSPQLLMLSGIGDGERLAEHGIQTLVHAPDVGANLLDHFIAALGFDVPNDSLFAAEKPLQLLNYLLRRRGMLTSNVGEAYGFVRSRPDLALPDLELIFAPAPFFEEGIGDPYDTHAVVLGTVLLKPASSGTIELRSADPADKPIIDPRYLTDPDGADRAAVMAGLRICAIISQAPALEGVIGKIARPLDSAALDEATLERALATFSHTLYHPVGTCRMGRDDASVVDPNLRVRGVEGLRVADASVMPAIIRGHTHAPSVLIGEKAAELLRA comes from the coding sequence ATGGAAGCCGACTACATCGTCGTGGGAACCGGCTCGGCAGGGTCGGTGGTGGCCGCCCGGCTCAGCGACGATCCGTCCGTCCGGGTCGTCGCACTGGAAGCGGGTCCGCATGACAAGGACAAGTTCATCCGCATCCCCGCGGGCTTCGTCAAGTTGTTCCGCGGCCCGATGGACTGGGACTACCTGACCGAACCGCAGAAAGAGCTCGACGGCCGCCAAATCTATTGGCCGCGAGGCAAGATGGTCGGCGGGTCATCGTCGATGAACGCGATGATGTGGGTCCGTGGATTCGCCGCCGACTACGACGAATGGGGCCAGGCCGCCGGCGAGCAGTGGGACTACGCGCACCTCGAGCCGTACCTGCGCCGTATCGAAGCGGGTCCGCTCTCCATCAGCAAGCAGCGCAGCCCGCGCAGCGCCACCGCCAAATGGCTCACCGCTGCCGAGGAGTGCGGCTACCGCATCGAGAAGCCGAACCAGGCAGCGCCAGAAGGCTTCTGCGAGACGCTGGTCACCCAGCGCCGCGGTGCCCGGTGGAGCGCCGCCGATGCCTACCTCAAGCCCGCCCTCAAGCGCAAGAACCTCACGCTCGAAACGGAGGCGCTGGCGACCAGGGTGGTGTTCGAGGGCCGGCGCGCCGTCGGCGTCGAGATCGACCAGAACGGTGCCCGTCGCGTCATGAAGGCCCGGCGCGAGGTGGTGTTGTGCGGCGGCGCCATCAACAGCCCGCAGCTGTTGATGCTGTCGGGCATCGGCGACGGCGAACGGTTGGCCGAGCACGGCATCCAGACGCTGGTCCATGCCCCGGACGTCGGAGCCAACCTCCTCGACCACTTCATCGCGGCACTCGGCTTCGACGTTCCCAACGACAGTCTGTTCGCCGCCGAGAAGCCGCTTCAGCTGCTCAACTACCTGCTGCGACGCCGCGGGATGCTCACCTCGAACGTGGGGGAGGCCTACGGTTTCGTCCGGAGCCGACCCGACCTCGCGCTGCCCGATTTGGAGCTGATCTTCGCCCCGGCCCCGTTCTTCGAGGAGGGCATCGGCGACCCCTACGACACGCACGCCGTCGTCCTGGGGACAGTCCTGCTCAAGCCGGCCAGCAGCGGCACCATCGAACTGCGTTCGGCCGACCCGGCGGACAAGCCGATCATCGACCCGCGCTATCTCACCGATCCCGACGGCGCCGACCGTGCGGCGGTGATGGCCGGCCTGCGTATCTGCGCCATCATCTCCCAGGCGCCCGCGCTCGAGGGCGTCATCGGCAAGATCGCGCGGCCCCTCGACTCAGCGGCGCTCGATGAAGCGACGCTCGAACGCGCGCTCGCCACGTTCTCGCACACGCTGTACCACCCGGTCGGCACGTGCCGCATGGGCCGCGACGACGCGAGCGTGGTCGACCCGAATCTGCGCGTCCGCGGCGTCGAAGGGCTGCGAGTCGCCGACGCGTCGGTGATGCCGGCGATCATCCGCGGGCACACCCACGCGCCCAGCGTGCTCATCGGGGAGAAGGCCGCCGAGCTACTGCGTGCCTGA
- a CDS encoding Domain of uncharacterised function (DUF309) — MAERDRDDAGRPRNTRPRDALGRPLPHGSEGVERIPDDLDLPPTETLAYAQELLDDGMAFHAHEVLEAAWKNGPDAERTLWQSLAQLAVGITHIQRGNTQGALAVLDRARAGLADASVAHDVDVPGLVDYAQTLIDDLEAGAAIDPQRLRPRLH; from the coding sequence ATGGCCGAGCGCGACCGCGACGACGCCGGGCGTCCCCGCAACACCCGACCCCGCGATGCTCTAGGGCGGCCGCTGCCCCACGGCAGCGAGGGTGTCGAGCGCATCCCCGACGACCTCGACCTGCCGCCGACCGAGACCCTCGCCTACGCCCAGGAGCTCCTCGACGACGGCATGGCGTTTCACGCGCACGAGGTGTTGGAGGCGGCGTGGAAGAACGGCCCGGACGCCGAACGCACGCTCTGGCAGAGCCTGGCCCAACTCGCCGTCGGCATCACGCACATCCAACGCGGAAACACCCAGGGAGCGCTGGCGGTGTTGGACCGCGCACGCGCTGGTCTGGCCGACGCCTCGGTCGCCCACGACGTCGACGTCCCGGGACTCGTCGACTATGCCCAGACGCTCATCGACGACCTCGAAGCGGGAGCGGCGATCGACCCGCAGCGATTGCGGCCGCGCCTGCACTAG
- a CDS encoding dipeptide ABC transporter periplasmic protein yields the protein MRRFAAASMIAALTLTACSGGSEEAPSAGGEAAVGNTNDINPQDVANLQQGGNLRLSINEFPPNFNPLHIDGNTGDNNSLMKPAMPRAFRIGPDGSATVNTDYFTDVELTSTDPQVVTYTINPKAVWSDGAPITWEDIQSQINATSGKDDRFAIAATNGSDRVEKVERGVDDRQAVITFAEPWSDWRGMFAGTSMLVPKSSTENPEVFNKGQLNGPGPSAGPFIVSNLDRGAKRITLTRNPKWWGEQPLLDSITFLVLDDAARIPALQNNTIDATGLATLDEMEIARRTQGVTIRRAPGLAWYHFTFNGSPGSILADPALRRAIAKGIDRKTIAEVTQRGLADNPAPLNNHIFVAGQEGYQDNSGVIAFDPEKAKQELDALGWRLNGQFREKDGRQLVIRDVLFDSLSTRQYGQIAQNNLAQIGVKLELDVRPAAGFFTDYVTVGNFDIAQFSWSGDAFPLASLTQIYRTGAESNFGQIGSPQIDAKIEQTVGELDPAKARVLANELDKMLFEEVFSLPLTQSPGNIATRSNLANFGAFGLADADYTKIGFMKP from the coding sequence ATGCGACGCTTTGCTGCGGCTTCCATGATCGCCGCGCTGACCCTGACCGCGTGCTCGGGAGGTTCCGAGGAAGCCCCCTCCGCTGGCGGCGAGGCGGCGGTGGGAAACACCAACGACATCAACCCGCAGGACGTCGCCAACCTGCAGCAGGGCGGCAACCTCCGGCTGTCGATCAACGAGTTCCCGCCGAACTTTAACCCGCTGCACATCGACGGCAACACCGGTGACAACAACTCGCTGATGAAACCGGCGATGCCGCGCGCGTTCCGGATCGGCCCCGACGGCTCGGCCACCGTCAACACCGACTACTTCACCGATGTGGAGCTGACGAGCACCGACCCGCAGGTCGTCACCTACACGATCAACCCGAAAGCGGTGTGGAGCGACGGCGCGCCGATCACCTGGGAGGACATCCAGTCCCAGATCAACGCCACGAGCGGCAAGGACGACCGGTTCGCGATCGCCGCGACCAACGGCAGCGACCGGGTCGAGAAGGTCGAGCGGGGCGTCGACGACCGCCAGGCCGTCATCACGTTCGCCGAGCCGTGGTCCGATTGGCGCGGGATGTTTGCGGGCACCAGCATGCTGGTGCCCAAGAGCTCGACGGAGAACCCGGAGGTCTTCAACAAGGGTCAGCTCAACGGCCCCGGCCCGTCGGCGGGGCCGTTCATCGTCTCCAACCTCGACCGTGGTGCCAAACGAATCACGTTGACCCGCAACCCCAAATGGTGGGGTGAGCAGCCGCTGCTGGACAGCATCACGTTCCTGGTCCTCGACGACGCCGCACGCATTCCCGCGCTGCAGAACAACACGATCGACGCCACCGGTCTGGCGACGCTCGACGAGATGGAGATCGCTCGACGCACGCAGGGCGTGACCATCCGGCGCGCGCCCGGTCTGGCCTGGTATCACTTCACGTTCAACGGCTCTCCGGGTTCGATTTTGGCCGACCCCGCGCTGCGACGCGCGATCGCCAAGGGCATCGACCGCAAGACCATCGCCGAAGTCACCCAGCGCGGGCTCGCCGACAACCCCGCACCACTGAACAACCACATCTTCGTCGCGGGCCAGGAGGGTTACCAGGACAACAGCGGCGTTATAGCCTTCGACCCGGAGAAGGCCAAGCAGGAACTCGACGCGCTCGGTTGGCGACTCAATGGCCAGTTCCGGGAGAAGGACGGCCGCCAACTCGTGATCCGCGACGTGCTGTTCGACTCGCTCAGCACCCGGCAGTACGGACAGATCGCGCAGAACAACCTCGCCCAGATCGGCGTGAAACTGGAGTTGGATGTCCGGCCTGCGGCCGGTTTCTTCACCGACTACGTCACCGTCGGCAACTTCGACATCGCTCAATTCTCCTGGAGCGGTGACGCTTTCCCGCTCGCAAGCCTGACGCAGATCTACCGGACCGGAGCCGAGAGCAATTTCGGACAGATCGGCAGCCCGCAGATCGACGCGAAGATCGAGCAGACCGTCGGCGAACTGGATCCCGCGAAAGCCCGGGTGCTGGCCAACGAGCTGGACAAGATGCTGTTCGAAGAGGTGTTCAGCCTGCCGTTGACCCAGTCGCCGGGAAACATCGCGACGCGAAGCAATCTGGCGAACTTCGGTGCGTTCGGCCTGGCCGACGCCGACTACACGAAGATCGGCTTCATGAAGCCCTAG
- the gsiA_1 gene encoding oligopeptide/dipeptide ABC transporter, ATP-binding protein — MSLLEVRDLTVEFPTDSVPVEAVRGMNFDVGKGEVVALVGESGAGKSASAMAVVGLLPEYAEVSGSIRLHGDELIGLSDQRMSAIRGKAIGTVFQDPMSALTPVYTVGDQIAEAIGIHQRGIGRQAARKRAVELLELVGIAQPDRRAKSFPHELSGGERQRVVIAIAIANDPDLIICDEPTTALDVTVQAQILEVLKTARDVTGAGVLIITHDLGVVAEFADRALVMYAGRAVEVAGVDQLYRDRRMPYTVGLLGSVPRLDAAQGARLIPIPGAPPSMAALPPGCPFAPRCPLAIDDCRAAEPELLPMDSGSGHFAACIRTEHVVGRSAAEIYGVSTAPPDTPSSAEPPVVLRVDDLVKTYKLTKGVVFRRQVGEVRAVDGISFALHQGRTLGIVGESGSGKSTTLHQILALTAPEGGSIEVLGKDVASLDRRARRELRGDLQVVFQDPVASLDPRLPVFEVLAEPLQANGFDKRRRDERIGELLGIVGLQREDATRYPAEFSGGQKQRIGIARALALQPKILALDEPVSALDVSIQAGIINLLLDLQQRFGLSYLFVSHDLSVVRHLAHRVAVMYKGTVVEQGDGDQVFTDPQHDYTRRLLAAVPRPQVNRR; from the coding sequence ATGAGCCTGCTCGAGGTCCGCGACCTCACCGTCGAGTTCCCCACGGACTCGGTACCGGTGGAAGCGGTGCGCGGCATGAACTTCGACGTCGGCAAGGGCGAGGTCGTGGCGCTGGTCGGCGAATCCGGGGCGGGCAAGTCGGCCAGCGCGATGGCCGTCGTCGGGCTGCTGCCCGAGTACGCCGAGGTGTCGGGTTCCATCCGCCTGCACGGCGACGAGTTGATCGGCCTGTCCGACCAGCGGATGTCGGCGATCCGCGGCAAGGCCATCGGCACGGTGTTCCAGGACCCGATGTCGGCGCTCACCCCCGTCTACACCGTCGGCGACCAGATCGCCGAGGCGATCGGGATCCACCAGCGCGGCATCGGTCGGCAGGCCGCCAGGAAGCGCGCGGTCGAACTGCTCGAGCTGGTCGGTATCGCCCAGCCCGACCGACGGGCCAAGTCGTTCCCGCATGAGTTGTCCGGCGGTGAACGCCAGCGGGTCGTGATCGCCATCGCCATCGCCAACGATCCCGACCTGATCATCTGCGACGAGCCGACGACCGCTCTGGACGTCACGGTGCAGGCGCAGATCCTCGAAGTGCTGAAGACCGCCCGCGATGTGACCGGCGCCGGCGTCCTGATCATCACCCATGACCTGGGGGTGGTCGCCGAATTCGCCGACCGCGCGCTGGTGATGTACGCGGGGCGTGCGGTCGAGGTGGCCGGCGTCGATCAGCTCTACCGCGACCGCCGCATGCCCTACACCGTCGGGCTGCTGGGCTCCGTGCCGCGCCTCGACGCAGCACAAGGCGCGCGCCTGATCCCCATCCCGGGGGCACCGCCGTCGATGGCCGCGCTGCCGCCCGGGTGCCCGTTCGCCCCGCGTTGTCCGCTTGCGATCGACGACTGCCGCGCGGCCGAGCCCGAGCTGCTGCCGATGGACTCCGGATCGGGCCATTTCGCCGCGTGCATCCGCACCGAACACGTCGTCGGCCGCAGCGCCGCCGAGATCTACGGCGTGTCCACGGCCCCGCCCGACACACCGTCTTCGGCCGAGCCGCCGGTGGTGCTGCGCGTCGATGATCTGGTCAAGACCTACAAGCTGACCAAGGGCGTGGTGTTTCGCCGCCAGGTCGGTGAGGTGCGCGCCGTCGACGGCATCAGCTTCGCACTGCACCAGGGTCGCACGCTGGGCATCGTCGGAGAGTCCGGATCGGGCAAGTCGACAACCTTGCACCAGATCCTGGCGCTGACCGCCCCGGAAGGCGGCTCTATCGAGGTGCTCGGCAAGGATGTGGCCTCACTCGACCGGCGGGCCCGCCGCGAGCTGCGAGGGGACCTGCAGGTGGTGTTCCAGGACCCGGTGGCCTCGTTGGACCCGCGGCTGCCGGTGTTCGAAGTGCTCGCCGAACCGTTGCAGGCCAACGGTTTCGACAAGCGCCGGCGCGACGAACGGATCGGCGAGCTGCTCGGCATCGTCGGGTTGCAACGTGAAGACGCCACCCGGTATCCGGCCGAGTTCTCCGGCGGGCAGAAGCAGCGCATCGGCATTGCGCGGGCGCTCGCGCTACAGCCGAAGATCCTCGCGCTCGACGAGCCGGTGTCGGCCCTGGACGTCTCGATCCAGGCCGGCATCATCAACCTGCTGTTGGATCTGCAGCAGCGGTTCGGGCTGTCCTATCTGTTCGTCTCCCACGACCTCTCAGTGGTGCGGCACCTGGCCCACCGGGTGGCGGTGATGTACAAGGGCACCGTGGTCGAGCAGGGCGACGGTGACCAGGTGTTCACCGACCCACAGCACGACTACACCCGGCGGTTGCTGGCCGCGGTGCCGCGACCGCAGGTGAATCGCCGCTAA
- the oppC gene encoding dipeptide/oligopeptide/nickel ABC transporter permease — MTEPATTQKSTTAQSGVSEGFASRRTLVFRRFLRNKPAVISLVLLVVMFIGCYASPPLLPYSYNDLDYFALQQPPSPEHWFGTNALGQDLFAQTLRGMQKSMLIGVCVAFISTIIAATVGTISGYFADWRDPALMWLVDLMLVVPSFLLISIVVQRTKGDIIWMIVLLSLFSWMISSRIVRGMTMSLRDREFVAAARYMGVSNWRIIIRHILPNVASIIIIDTALNVGVAVLAETGLSFLGFGIQPPDVSLGTLIADGTKSATTFPWLFLFPGGVLVLIILCANLVGDGLRDALDPGARQLRRRKR, encoded by the coding sequence ATGACCGAACCCGCCACCACACAGAAGTCGACTACCGCGCAATCCGGCGTCTCGGAGGGCTTCGCGTCGCGACGAACGCTGGTGTTCCGCCGGTTCCTGCGCAACAAGCCGGCCGTCATCTCCCTGGTGCTGTTGGTGGTCATGTTCATCGGGTGCTACGCATCGCCGCCCCTGTTGCCCTACAGCTACAACGACCTCGACTACTTCGCGCTGCAGCAGCCGCCCAGCCCCGAGCACTGGTTCGGCACCAACGCGCTGGGACAGGACCTCTTCGCCCAGACGCTGCGCGGGATGCAGAAGTCGATGCTGATCGGTGTCTGCGTCGCGTTCATCTCGACGATCATCGCGGCGACTGTCGGCACGATCTCGGGGTACTTCGCCGACTGGCGAGACCCCGCCCTGATGTGGCTGGTCGACTTGATGCTGGTGGTGCCGAGCTTCCTGCTGATCTCAATCGTGGTGCAGCGCACCAAAGGTGACATCATCTGGATGATCGTGCTGCTGTCGTTGTTCAGCTGGATGATCAGTTCCCGGATCGTCCGTGGCATGACGATGAGCCTTCGCGACCGCGAATTCGTCGCGGCCGCACGCTATATGGGTGTCAGCAACTGGCGGATCATCATCCGCCACATCCTGCCCAACGTCGCGTCGATCATCATCATCGACACGGCGCTCAACGTCGGTGTGGCAGTGCTGGCCGAAACAGGACTGAGCTTCCTGGGTTTCGGCATCCAGCCGCCCGATGTGTCGCTCGGCACGCTGATCGCCGACGGGACGAAGTCGGCGACGACGTTCCCCTGGCTGTTTCTGTTCCCCGGCGGTGTACTGGTCCTGATCATCCTGTGCGCCAACCTCGTCGGCGATGGCCTGCGCGACGCGCTCGATCCGGGTGCGCGTCAGCTGCGGAGGCGCAAGCGATGA
- the gsiC_1 gene encoding binding-protein-dependent transport systems inner membrane component, giving the protein MTRFLARRLLNYVVLLALASFLVFLLASWQFDPLDSLESRNPRPPQSVIDAKRVELNLDKPVLEQYAHWVSGAIRGDFGMTIGGQPVTDELWRRVGVSLRLLVIGSVVGTVIGVAAGAWGAIRQYRLSDRVVTVLSLLVISTPTFVLANLFILAALGVNNVLGVRIFEYTGETSPFPIEGAWNQFVDRLQHLVLPSMTLAISSIAIYSRYQRNAMLDVLGQDFIRTARAKGLTRRRALVRHGLRTALIPMATLFAYSVAGLVTGAVFIEKIFGWYGIGEWIVTGIGNQDINIVAAITVLSGAMILLAGLLSDVVYAALDPRVRAS; this is encoded by the coding sequence ATGACGCGGTTCTTGGCGCGCCGACTGCTCAATTACGTCGTGCTGCTGGCACTGGCCTCGTTCCTCGTCTTCCTGCTCGCGTCGTGGCAGTTCGATCCCCTCGACAGCCTGGAGAGCCGCAACCCGCGCCCGCCACAGAGCGTCATCGACGCCAAACGCGTCGAACTCAATCTCGACAAGCCGGTGCTCGAGCAGTACGCCCACTGGGTATCGGGCGCCATCCGCGGCGACTTCGGTATGACCATCGGCGGGCAGCCGGTCACCGACGAGCTGTGGCGACGGGTGGGTGTCAGCCTCCGCCTGTTGGTGATCGGCTCGGTCGTCGGGACGGTGATCGGCGTGGCCGCCGGGGCGTGGGGCGCCATCAGGCAGTACCGGCTCAGCGACCGCGTCGTGACGGTGCTGTCCCTTCTGGTGATCAGCACGCCGACCTTCGTTCTGGCCAACCTCTTCATCCTGGCCGCGCTGGGCGTGAACAACGTGCTCGGCGTCCGGATCTTCGAATACACCGGCGAGACTTCGCCCTTCCCCATCGAGGGGGCGTGGAACCAGTTCGTCGACCGATTGCAGCACCTGGTGCTGCCCAGCATGACGCTCGCCATCTCCTCGATCGCGATCTACAGCCGCTACCAACGCAACGCGATGCTCGATGTCCTCGGTCAGGACTTCATCCGCACCGCGCGGGCCAAGGGCCTGACGCGGCGGCGCGCGCTCGTCAGGCACGGCCTGCGCACCGCGCTGATCCCGATGGCGACGTTGTTCGCCTACAGCGTCGCGGGTTTGGTGACCGGTGCGGTGTTCATCGAGAAGATCTTCGGCTGGTACGGAATCGGGGAATGGATCGTCACCGGCATCGGTAACCAGGACATCAACATCGTCGCGGCGATCACCGTGCTGTCCGGCGCGATGATCCTGTTGGCCGGCTTGCTCTCCGACGTGGTCTACGCCGCGCTCGATCCGAGGGTGCGGGCGTCATGA
- the tcrX_2 gene encoding response regulator with CheY-like receiver domain and winged-helix DNA-binding domain: protein MATPGVSEQDSGRVVMRRADGTPIHVLVVDDEPVLAELMSMALRYEGWTITTAADGASAIASARQTAPDVVVLDVMLPDMSGLDVLRRLREQIPGLPLLLLTAKDSVEDRIAGLTAGGDDYVTKPFSIEEVVLRLRGLLRRTGVATEPDGAKIVVGDLVLDEDSHEVTRGGELITLTATEFELLRFMMRNPKRVLSKAQILDRVWSYDFGGRSNVVELYVSYLRKKIDNGRAPMIHTLRGAGYVLKPAR, encoded by the coding sequence GTGGCGACCCCCGGCGTGAGCGAGCAGGACTCGGGCCGAGTCGTCATGCGTCGCGCCGACGGCACACCGATCCACGTACTGGTTGTCGATGACGAACCGGTACTCGCCGAGCTGATGTCGATGGCCCTGCGCTACGAGGGCTGGACCATCACGACCGCCGCCGACGGGGCTTCGGCCATCGCCTCGGCGCGCCAGACCGCGCCCGACGTCGTGGTGCTCGACGTGATGCTGCCGGATATGAGCGGTCTCGACGTGCTGCGCAGACTGCGCGAGCAGATTCCCGGGTTACCGCTGCTGCTGTTGACCGCCAAGGATTCGGTGGAGGATCGCATCGCCGGGTTGACCGCAGGCGGCGATGATTATGTCACCAAACCGTTCAGCATCGAGGAAGTGGTCCTGCGCCTGCGCGGGCTGCTGAGGCGCACCGGTGTGGCCACAGAACCGGACGGTGCGAAGATCGTCGTCGGTGACCTGGTGCTCGACGAGGACAGCCACGAGGTGACGCGCGGCGGTGAGCTGATCACCTTGACCGCGACCGAATTCGAGCTGCTGCGGTTCATGATGCGCAATCCCAAACGCGTGCTGAGCAAGGCGCAGATCCTCGATCGCGTATGGAGTTACGACTTCGGCGGCCGCTCGAACGTCGTCGAGTTGTACGTCTCGTACCTGAGAAAGAAGATCGACAACGGGCGAGCGCCGATGATCCACACCCTGCGCGGTGCCGGGTATGTCCTCAAGCCCGCGCGCTGA
- the tcrY_2 gene encoding signal transduction histidine kinase, protein MMIRDDLGPGPAFLNAPGQAARTVGAVVSGDTPVDAGVIKADGTRSQISTAAAQQLARVAPDSPTTIDLDGLGRYRVVAMHSPRRGDTIVIGLPTSDVDDTLFTVAIIFCVVGATALIGGTTAGVVIIRRQLAPLARVSDAARQVADLELDRGEVRLPTPIVKVDPAGVHTEVGQLGSALNRMLDRIASALSARHASETRVRQFVADASHELRTPLAAIRGYTELAQRKRDDVPDDVAHAMNRVESETRRMTELVEDMLLLTRLDTGRPLQSESVDLSRLILDAVGDAHVAGPDHRWQLDLPEEPVVVVGDQARLHQVLANLLANARTHTPPGTSVTTSLRAAGDGSAVLTVADDGPGIPGWLQPEIFERFARGDSSRSRRDGGTGLGLAIVAAVVKAHRGTIEVVTAPGDTRFVVTLPSR, encoded by the coding sequence ATGATGATCCGAGACGATCTCGGGCCGGGGCCCGCGTTTCTCAACGCGCCGGGGCAGGCAGCCCGCACCGTCGGCGCGGTCGTGTCGGGCGACACCCCGGTCGACGCCGGCGTGATCAAAGCAGACGGCACCCGCAGCCAGATCAGCACGGCCGCAGCACAACAACTCGCGCGCGTGGCGCCGGACTCGCCGACCACCATCGACCTCGACGGGCTCGGCCGCTACCGGGTGGTCGCAATGCATTCGCCCCGACGCGGCGACACGATCGTGATCGGGCTGCCCACCTCCGACGTCGACGACACGTTGTTCACCGTCGCGATCATCTTCTGCGTGGTCGGGGCGACCGCGTTGATCGGCGGGACGACGGCGGGCGTCGTGATCATCCGCCGCCAACTCGCGCCGTTGGCAAGGGTTTCCGATGCGGCACGCCAGGTCGCCGATCTCGAGCTCGACCGCGGCGAAGTACGACTACCGACGCCGATCGTGAAAGTCGACCCGGCCGGCGTACATACCGAGGTCGGGCAGTTGGGCTCCGCGCTGAACCGGATGCTGGACCGGATCGCGTCGGCGTTGTCGGCGCGGCACGCCAGCGAGACACGCGTGCGCCAGTTCGTCGCGGACGCCAGCCACGAGCTCCGCACGCCGCTGGCCGCCATCCGCGGCTATACCGAACTGGCGCAACGCAAACGCGATGACGTCCCCGATGACGTCGCCCACGCGATGAACCGAGTGGAGTCCGAGACGCGGCGCATGACCGAACTGGTCGAAGACATGCTGCTACTGACGAGACTCGACACAGGGCGCCCGCTACAGAGCGAGTCGGTGGATCTTTCCCGGTTGATCCTCGACGCGGTCGGCGACGCCCACGTCGCCGGGCCGGACCATCGGTGGCAGCTCGATCTGCCCGAGGAGCCCGTCGTCGTGGTCGGCGATCAGGCGCGCCTGCATCAGGTGCTGGCGAACCTGCTTGCCAACGCGCGTACGCACACTCCGCCCGGCACGTCGGTGACGACCTCTTTGCGCGCGGCCGGCGACGGGTCCGCGGTGCTGACCGTCGCCGACGACGGCCCTGGAATCCCCGGGTGGCTGCAGCCCGAGATCTTCGAGAGGTTCGCTCGCGGCGACTCGTCACGGTCTCGTCGCGACGGGGGGACCGGCCTCGGGTTGGCGATCGTGGCCGCCGTCGTCAAGGCCCACCGCGGCACCATCGAGGTGGTCACCGCCCCCGGCGACACCCGCTTCGTGGTGACCTTGCCCAGCCGGTGA
- a CDS encoding carbonic anhydrase, giving the protein MGLFSGARLYGRRMSVTDEYLKNNEEYAKTFSGPLPLPPSKHVAVVACMDARLDVYRILGLGDGEAHVIRNAGGVITDDEIRSLAISQRLLGTKEIILIHHTDCGMLTFTDDGFKQQIQDEIGIKPEWAAESFIDLEVDVRQSLRRIEASPFVTKHESLRGFIFDVATGRLTEVTP; this is encoded by the coding sequence ATGGGCCTCTTCTCGGGGGCGCGGTTATATGGTCGACGGATGTCTGTGACCGACGAATATCTGAAGAACAACGAGGAGTACGCGAAGACGTTCTCCGGTCCGCTGCCCCTGCCGCCGAGCAAGCACGTCGCGGTGGTGGCGTGCATGGACGCCCGTCTCGACGTCTACCGGATTCTCGGTCTGGGCGACGGTGAGGCCCACGTCATCCGCAACGCCGGCGGCGTCATCACCGACGACGAGATCCGCTCGCTGGCCATCAGCCAGCGGCTGCTCGGCACTAAAGAGATCATCCTGATCCACCACACCGACTGCGGCATGCTGACCTTCACCGACGACGGTTTCAAACAGCAGATCCAGGACGAGATCGGCATCAAGCCCGAGTGGGCGGCCGAGTCGTTCATCGACCTCGAGGTGGACGTGCGGCAGTCACTGCGACGAATCGAGGCGAGCCCGTTCGTCACCAAGCACGAGTCGCTGCGCGGTTTCATCTTCGACGTAGCGACCGGCCGGCTCACCGAAGTCACCCCGTAG
- a CDS encoding Putative thioesterase, protein MAQFIPQSPFVAKLGVVAERLDGDAIRLRLPWDESNVTVGDMVHGGAIAALADVAVMAAAWSQAEVPESLRGVTTSMSMQFLAPARACDLVAIGRVLRRGKTLVNCEVDVVTADGDAVAKAIATYKVG, encoded by the coding sequence ATGGCGCAGTTCATCCCGCAGTCCCCGTTCGTCGCCAAACTCGGCGTCGTCGCCGAGCGACTCGACGGCGACGCGATCCGATTGCGACTGCCGTGGGATGAATCGAACGTGACCGTCGGCGACATGGTGCACGGCGGCGCGATTGCGGCGTTGGCGGACGTCGCGGTGATGGCCGCGGCGTGGTCGCAAGCCGAGGTGCCGGAGTCACTGCGCGGGGTCACCACGTCGATGTCGATGCAGTTCCTGGCGCCCGCTCGCGCCTGTGACCTGGTCGCCATCGGGCGGGTGCTGCGGCGAGGCAAGACGTTGGTGAACTGCGAGGTCGACGTCGTGACCGCCGACGGCGATGCCGTGGCGAAGGCGATCGCGACCTACAAGGTCGGTTAG